A window of the Oncorhynchus masou masou isolate Uvic2021 chromosome 13, UVic_Omas_1.1, whole genome shotgun sequence genome harbors these coding sequences:
- the LOC135551727 gene encoding small integral membrane protein 13, with protein MWQSVGLTVLVIVATLVCALLFMVFGWYVVWQLFLSKFKFLREMLGDTGSPQAETQPSESRSERTSPPPPRQRPKTTRQRAVPPNSTT; from the exons ATGTGGCAAAGCGTTGGTCTCACTGTGCTGGTAATTGTGGCCACCCTTGTGTGCGCGTTGCTCTTCATGGTTTTTG GTTGGTATGTTGTCTGGCAGCTCTTCCTGTCCAAGTTCAAGTTCCTGCGTGAGATGTTGGGCGACACCGGCTCTCCACAGGCCGAGACCCAGCCTTCCGAATCCAGGAGCGAacgtacctctcctccacccccacgCCAGAGGCCCAAGACTACCCGCCAGAGGGCTGTTCCTCCTAATAGTACTACATAG
- the LOC135551594 gene encoding amine sulfotransferase-like yields MGEEQKIQITALGFFPYKGINLVRGVHQVQHLDSLETFEIRDDDIVVVTYPRSGTTWTQYILSLLYHEDQMTEGSNIPIQELVPFLEINSRQIDYNNKPSTRTFVSHLSSIPHGLREKGKVGDWKTMFTVAQSERFDQVYMEKMKDVPLEFDWKL; encoded by the exons ATGGGAGAGGAACAGAAGATTCAGATTACTGCCCTTGGGTTTTTCCCATACAAGGGGATCAACCTGGTCAGAGGGGTGCATCAAGTCCAACACCTTGATTCTCTGGAGACATTTGAAATAAGGGATGATGACATCGTTGTTGTTACTTACCCACGGTCAG GAACTAcatggacacagtatattttgTCCCTATTGTATCATGAAGATCAAATGACAGAGGGAAGTAACATACCAATCCAGGAACTGGTGCCCTTCCTGGAGATAAACTCAAGACAAATAGACTACAACAACAAACCATCAACAAGAACATTCGTGTCTCACTTGTCCTCAATCCCTCACGgactgagagagaagggaaag GTTGGGGACTGGAAGACTATGTTCACTGTGGCCCAGAGTGAGCGATTTGACCAGGTCTACATGGAGAAGATGAAAGACGTGCCTCTTGAATTTGACTGGAAGCTGTGA